One window of Pleurodeles waltl isolate 20211129_DDA chromosome 3_1, aPleWal1.hap1.20221129, whole genome shotgun sequence genomic DNA carries:
- the TNNI2 gene encoding troponin I, fast skeletal muscle: MLQVAKTALEKEELDIAAEKESYLAEHCPPLSLPSSLQDLQEFCKKMHAKIDVVDEERYDMEQKVQKSTKELEDLNQKIFDLRGKFKRPPLKRVRMSADAMLRALLGSKHKVNMELRANLKQVKKEDTDKEKDLRDVGDWRKNIEEKSGMEGRKKMFESEA; the protein is encoded by the exons ATGCTGCAAGTCGCTAAGACTGCACTAGAGAAAGAAGAACTAGACATCGCTGCTGAAAAGGAGAGTTACCTGGCAGAGCACTGCCCGCCCCTGAGCCTGCCAAGCTCCCTCCAAGATTTACAG GAATTTTGCAAAAAGATGCACGCCAAGATAGATGTGGTAGATGAAGAAAGATACGACATGGAACAGAAGgttcagaagagcaccaaagag CTGGAAGATTTGAACCAGAAGATCTTTGACCTGAGAGGCAAGTTCAAGAGGCCACCACTGAAGAGAGTGCGCATGTCTGCTGATGCCATGCTGCGCGCTCTGCTGGGCTCCAAACACAAGGTCAACATGGAGCTCCGTGCCAACCTGAAGCAAGTCAAGAAAGAAGACACAGACAAG GAGAAGGATCTGCGCGACGTTGGAGACTGGCGTAAGAATATTGAAGAGAAGTCTGGCATGGAAGGCAGGAAGAAGATGTTCGAGTCCGAGGCCTAA